Proteins encoded by one window of Yamadazyma tenuis chromosome 2, complete sequence:
- the SEF1 gene encoding suppressor protein sef1 (EggNog:ENOG503Q3N4; COG:K) — MDKSKIKSILPKPSPSASQSPTGLQSQRGLNSQNPALSGINGPSSRSSLPPIKRSSSSANDIKKSKIKKESHSSSKPTGHRPVTSCTFCRQHKIKCNASENYPNPCQRCERMGLSCEIDPQFRPKKGSQIQSLKSDVDDLKAKIEMLTRNETLLTQALTHQNNYNMPSMAAQSPAIATYHSEYTPSGDVTPYSNPPMSPRMSDISLNHHLGIHVKDNSDNSPSQASPQNHAETSPAIEEFILGDVHLPLEKANELHDRFIIKYLPFLPIINSNSATELYYKSQLLFWSVILTACLSEPEPSLYMSLSSLIRQLAIETCWIRTPRSTHVIQALIILSIWPLPNEKVLDDASYRFIGLAKNLSLQLGLHRGGEFIKEFSRTQVSLGPDSEKWRTRSWLAVFFCEQFWSSSLGLPPAINTTDYLLENARIDSRLPKSFRCLISLSIFQCKLVNVMGISVTRPDGLLEPSNRAGSLNILDRELDRLKFKLNIDDDATEIYYLYLKLMICGFAFLPGTPIEDQVKYVSSAYLSSTRIITMVSQMVNSNQFLLIELPIYVRQALSYSVFLLFKLHLSRYLIDKYVDRSRQSIVTVHRLLRNTLSSWKDLQNDISRTAKVLENLNIVLYTYPDVFNNDDETSIISKMRSHLTASLFYDLVWCVHEARRRTLQDKQNPDQAQNGKIPKKLTDGDRRIAPLPFYNQITKDDFKTIITTTPNGTTVTTLVPTDSAMNQAKEKAKSSKNKKIEINGIPLSMLEATGSINDKNKDSDGITVLSSAQSPLPLMSPDIPKPQMSSQSNEIRSNIVPVSNSMNLLEPTNNDGIFTQNSLLVDNGETTPFVNDQLDTFFQQQSDGWINNDNYQDDDFLGWFGASMMPEN; from the coding sequence ATGGATaaatccaagatcaagtccaTCTTACCCAAGCCCTCACCCTCTGCCAGTCAGAGTCCCACGGGGCTCCAATCCCAACGAGGTCTCAACTCCCAGAATCCCGCGTTGTCAGGAATAAACGGGCCAAGTTCTCGTCTGTCGTTACCTCCTATTAAACGGTCTTCTTCCAGTGCCAACGACAtcaaaaaatcaaaaattAAGAAGGAATCCCACTCGAGTTCCAAACCCACCGGCCACAGACCCGTCACCTCTTGTACTTTCTGCAGGCAGCACAAGATCAAATGTAACGCTTCTGAAAACTATCCCAACCCGTGTCAACGATGTGAACGTATGGGTTTGAGCTGTGAAATCGATCCTCAATTTAGACCCAAGAAGGGAAGTCAGATCCAGTCGTTGAAGAGTGATGTCGACGACTTGAAGGCCAAAATCGAGATGTTAACCCGCAATGAAACCCTTTTAACCCAGGCCTTGACTCACCAAAACAATTACAACATGCCATCGATGGCAGCACAAAGCCCGGCCATCGCTACGTATCACCTGGAGTATACGCCCTCCGGTGATGTCACCCCCTATTCAAACCCCCCCATGTCGCCCAGAATGAGCGATATAAGTTTAAACCATCACTTGGGTATCCATGTTAAGGATAACTCGGATAACTCTCCCTCACAAGCATCTCCACAAAACCATGCCGAAACCTCCCCGGCCATCGAAGAGTTCATCTTGGGGGATGTACACTTGCCCTTGGAGAAGGCTAATGAATTGCACGACAGATTTATTATCAAGTACTTGCCGTTCTTACCCATTATCAATTCCAATAGCGCAACCGAATTGTACTACAAATCCCAATTGTTGTTCTGGTCGGTGATTTTAACCGCGTGCTTAAGTGAGCCTGAGCCTTCCTTGTACATGAGtttgagttctttgatCAGACAGTTGGCAATTGAAACCTGTTGGATCAGAACCCCCAGATCGACGCACGTGATTCAAGCCTTGATTATTCTTTCCATATGGCCTTTACCCAATGAGAAAGTCTTGGACGATGCGTCTTATCGGTTTATTGGCTTGGCTAAAAACTTGTCTTTGCAGCTTGGTTTACATCGTGGGGGTGAATTCATTAAGGAATTCTCGAGGACTCAGGTGAGCTTGGGCCCAGACTCTGAGAAGTGGAGGACTAGAAGTTGGTTGGCAGTATTCTTCTGTGAACAGTTCTGGTCGTCATCTTTAGGGTTACCTCCTGCTATCAATACCACCGATTATTTATTGGAAAACGCCAGAATTGACTCAAGACTTCCAAAAAGCTTCAGGTGTCTTATTTCTTTGTCGATCTTCCAATGTAAATTGGTCAATGTGATGGGAATCTCCGTCACCAGACCTGATGGGTTATTGGAACCATCCAATAGAGCTGGCTCGTTGAATATTTTGGACAGGGAATTGGACAGACTCAAATTTAAATTGAATATCGATGACGATGCCACTGAGATTTATTACTTATATTTAAAGTTGATGATCTGTGGGTTTGCGTTTTTGCCTGGTACTCCAattgaagatcaagtcaAATATGTCAGTTCTGCTTACTTGTCATCAACTAGAATCATCACCATGGTGTCACAAATGGTCAACAGTAATCagttcttgttgatcgAATTACCGATTTATGTCAGACAAGCCTTAAGTTATTcggtgtttttgttgttcaagttacATTTATCACGCTACTTAATCGATAAATACGTCGATAGGTCAAGGCAGTCGATTGTCACGGTTCATCGGTTATTAAGAAACACTTTATCTTCTTGGAAAGACTTACAGAATGATATCTCCAGAACTGCCAAAGTattggagaacttgaacattgTATTGTATACTTACCCCGATGTATTCaacaatgatgatgaaacTTCCATAATCAGCAAGATGAGAAGCCATTTGACTGCTTCGTTGTTCTATGATTTAGTATGGTGTGTCCATGAAGCAAGAAGACGTACTCTTCAAGATAAGCAAAACCCAGATCAAGCACAAAACGGGAAGATTCCCAAGAAGCTCACCGATGGAGATAGAAGAATCGCACCATTGCCATTCTACaaccaaatcaccaaagatgaTTTTAAAAccattatcaccaccactccTAATGGAACTACGGTTACCACCTTGGTTCCTACAGATCTGGCCATGAACCAAGCCAAAGAGAAAGCCAAATCAAGTAAGAATAAAAAGATCGAAATCAATGGAATCCCCTTGTCTATGCTTGAAGCTACTGGGTCTATTAACGATAAGAATAAAGACTCTGATGGTATTACAGTACTTTCAAGTGCTCAATCACCTCTTCCTCTAATGTCACCCGATATTCCAAAGCCCCAGATGTCCCTGCAACTGAACGAAATAAGATCAAACATAGTTCCTGTGTCGAACTCTATGAATTTATTGGAACCTACTAATAATGATGGTATTTTTACTCAGAATAGTCTTCTAGTCGACAATGGTGAAACTACCCCATTCGTTAATGACCAGTTAGATACCTTTTTCCAGCAACAATCAGACGGCTGGATCAATAATGACAATTATCAAGATGACGACTTTTTGGGCTGGTTTGGTGCCAGCATGATGCCTGAAAACTAA